The genomic segment GTGCTGAGATCACCAgcaaggagaaggaggaggaagatatgATTGAAAAAGTAACAAAGGAAGTCAAGTATGTGTATTCATATTTTCCCCACTCTTCATCATTATTTTCTCATAGCATAGAATGTTATTTTTATCCTGAACGAGCTCTCCAGTGTCCTCATTCCAGAGAAATGAACCTGTATTCTTTCCTCCAGGAAAGAGATTGAACCAGAGGAGAAAATAGAGTTCAAGACACGTCTAGGTAAGTAATAGTCCTTATCTACTGGAATTTGAGCCCATGTAAAGGTAAATCACTCCAGTTGGTTGGTGGTGTTGACGGTCTCTCTGCTCCACCCTTAGGAAGGAATATCTACCGGATCATGTTCAAGGGCCGCCAGTTTGAGAGGAATGAGCTGTTCCTGCCCGGCCGTATGGCATACGTAGTGGACCTGGAGGATGAGTACGCAGACACCGACATCCCCACCACACTGATCCGCAGCAAGGCCGACTGCCCCACCATGGAGGTCCGACTGCACTGCAGACCACAATAACATAGAATGTCTATTACAGTCATGGTTTATGTAGAGGTATGCATAACTTTTCTCTCTTCAGGCTCAGACAACTCTCACCACCAACGACATTGTCATCAGCAAGCTGACCCAGATCCTGTCCTACCTGCGACAAGGGACCCGCAacaagaagatgaagaagaaggaaAAAGGAGGTTGGCCTTAATGACTTTGATTGGTTCACAACTGGATACTGATACCTACCCCTTTTTTCATGGCATCCGTTTGTTTATCTACAGTTCACAGTTAAGTGATTTCCAGTGGTTTCTTCTTACAGGGGTGAAAATTGATGAGAAGAAAGTTCCAGGACCAGAGGCAGACGTAAGGTCAGTGTTGTGGCTTTCCATAAAGGCAGTTTTCAGTTACACTTTCTGTATCTTTGAACATCTGTTGTTCCCATTGAACTTGAACCATTCCTTTCTCCATCCTAACAGCATCTTTGATGACATCGGGGACTACGCCCCATCTACCTCCAAGGCCATCCGGGACAAGGAGAAGGAACGCTACCGGGAGAAAGAGCGGGACCgggagcgggacagagagagggagcgggagagggagagagaaagagacaaggaggAAGAAAAGAGACGCCACAGCTACTTCGAGAAGCCCAGAGCAGATGACGATGAGACCGTGGAGACTGAGACAGGTAATTAATCAACCATATCATACAAATAACATgctcttttttaaaatgtattattgatCCCCATTCAACCCAATTACACATTCTGACCTCTGGCCTGTCTATCCTCTTCGGACCATATAGGTCCAGGATCAGTGAAGGACCAGATCAAGCTGATCAATGAGAAGTTTGCAGCAACTCCCCAGTGGCCAGGAGAAACATATCCTTTTCACTGTTTGGGCCAGAGAGCCACATTATCTTGGCTTACATATCTAGACTTGACAATGTCTTCATTCCCAGCATTTAGACTGGATAGAGGGGACGTGCGTCTTCATTCCCAGCATTTAGACTGGATAGAGGGGACGTGGGTCTTCATTCCCAGCATTTAGACTGGATAGAGGGGACATGCGTCTTCATTCCCAGCATTTAGACTGGATAGAGGGGACATGCGTCTTCATTCCCAGCATTTAGACTGGATAGAGGGGACAGTCTTCATTCCCAGCATTTAGACTGGATAGAGGGGACATGCGTCTTCATTCCCAGCATTTAGACTGGATAGAGGGGACATGCGTCTTCATTCCCAGCATTTAGACTGGATAGAGGGGACATGCGTCTTCATTCCCAGCATTTAGACTGGATAGAGGGGACATGCGTCTTCATTCCCAGCATTTAGACTGGATAGAGGGGACATGCGTCTTCATTCCCAGCATTTAGACTGGATAGAGGGGACATGCGTCTTCATTCCCAGCATTTAGACTGGATAGAGGGGACATGTTTTGTCTGCTGGCCTCCTTAACTGCGAGCTACTGCTGGGTCGCGTGGCCGTAAAGAGGAGAAGCTCGGAGACTTCTTTGGCATGTCCAACAGCTATGCTGAGTGTTACCCAGCTACGTGAGTCCCCCGATTCATCCGTCACATCACTGAATTTAAGCAGGGTGGACACTGGGCTTAATATACCAGGTAATTTGCTGTAGTGGGTGTACCTGTGTGATATGggcgttctctctctgttctcagtaTGGACGACTTGGCTGTGGACAGTGATGAAGAGGTGGACTACACCAAGATGGACCAGGTTGGTACTTCATCTTTTAATCCTTAGTCCCCTCCTAGATAGACCTTTGGGTTGATAGTCTGCCGGTCTTTCTAGTCATGTGACAGTTAGTTGTGGTGTGGTTGACATACTTTTGACCTCCGTTTTTGTCTCTGACCTCTATAGGGTAACAAGAAGGGTCCTCTGGGTCGCTGGGACTTTGACACTCAGGATGAATACAGTGAATACATGAACAACAAGGAGGCTCTGCCAAAGTAGGTTATCTTAGCGCTTTGTCTCAACAATGAACCTGGAATCCCTTGTTTCATATGTTCATTATAGCACACAGCGATAGACACATCATTGGATTCCTTGGCATTTCTATGAAAGGCTTTTAATCGGGCCAAGTAATTAATTGCAGACAAACTGTGTTTGTCCTTTCAGGGCTGCTTTCCAGTATGGCATCAAGATGTCTGAGGGGAGGAAGACTCGCCGCTTCAAGGAGACCAATGAGAAGGCAGAGCTGGACAGGCAGTGGAAGAAGATCAGTGCTGTGAGTGGATGGTTTAATGGCTCTTAGCAGGGTTGTGAGTGGACCGTTTAATGGCTCTGccaacctctctgggatatgtgggacggtagcgtcccacctcgccagtgaaaatgcagggcaccaaattcaaaacaacaaatctcataattaaaagtacacaagtattttacaccattttaaagatatacttctcgttaatccagccacagtgtctgatttcaaaaatactttacagcgaaagcaccacaaacgattgttaggtcaccaccaactcacagaaaaagacagccatttttccagccaaagagaggagtcacaaaaagcacagagGTTAAATGAAtccctaacctttgatcttcatcagatccAAAAGCGCGTCCAGGCCCCGCTGAACGTCGGActaaaagttcaaaaagttccgttacagcccgtagagacttgtcaaactaagtatagaatcaatctttaggatgcttTTATCATAaaacttcaataatgttccaaccggagaattcctatgcctgtagaaaagcaatgaaacgagagctaactctctcgtgcctgcgcctcagagcctgtggcaatctgcttgacacctgactcattcctctctttcggtcccacttcacagaatcctcaaagttctaaagaatgttgacatctagtggaagccttaggaactgCAACAAAACCAATATCCCACAATCTACAATAGGGGCTGCGTTAAACTACGAGCCTCAGATTtcctacttcctggttggatttttctcatgtTTTCACCAGACATCAGTCACagttttttctatccaatactactaatgatatgcatatattagcatctgggacagagtagcaggcagtttactctgggcaccttattcagccaagctactcaatactgccccctgtcaccaagaagttaacaggGTTGTGAGTGGATGGTTTATTGGCTCTTGATCTCTCTGGTACAAgtgggacggtagcatcccacctcgacagccagtgaaattgcagggcgtcaaattcaaaacaacagaagtcCCATATTTAAAATTCCTCATACATACAAGTATCAtaaaccattttaaagataagcGTCTTGTAAATCCAACAACAGTGTCAGATTtgaaaaaggctttactgcgaaagcacaccatgcgattatgttaggtcagcgcctagtcacagaaaaccatacagccattttccagccaaggagagggctcaagtcagaaatagcattaaaattaatcacttaccttttgatcttcatctgatggcactcatgttacacaatacatgtgttttttttgttgaatgttcatatttatatccaaaaatctgtttacattggcagattatgttcagaaatgcattgtctcaaacaaacattcggtgaaagtgcagagagccacatcaaataacagaaatactcatcataaacattgatctaAGATACAAGTGTTTAACATCCGATTAAAGATACTTCTCCTGAATGTAaccgctgtcagatttcaaaaaggctttacggcaaaagcacactttgcgattgttaggtcagcgcctagccacagaaacccatacagccattttccagccaaggagagggctcacaagtCAGAAATTgcattaaaatgaatcacttacctttgattttcatctgatggcactccaggtctccatgttagacgacaaatgtttgttttgtttgataaagttcatctttatgtccagtaatccaaatgcacaatgcGTGGGCACTAAGtccagacaaaaagtcaaaatggttccaatagtttgtagaaacatgtcaaacaatgtttatcataaatcttcaataatattccaaccggacaattcctttgtctttagaaatgaaaaggaatgGCGCTCGAGTTCACAGCCGCGTGCATGACTTAACTAAAGGCTTTCAACCAGACCCCtgattcaaacagctcttattctccccctcccccccccttcatagtagaagcctgaaatgttctaaagacttgacatctagaggaagccttaggaagtgcaatctgaccccataGACAGTAAATTGGATGGGCAATCACttaaaactacaaacctcagatttcccacttcctggatggatttccctcaggttttcgcctgccatatcagctctgttatactcagacattattttaacggTTTTGggaactttagagttttctatccaaatctactaattatatgcatatcctatgcaggcagtttaatttgggcacgcttttcatccaaaattccaaatgctgccccctaccctagtgaagttaacagGGTTGTGAGTGGATGGTTTAATGGCTCTGTTAACAGGGTTGTGACAGTTATCGGGGTATACTGAGACATAAACCAGGAAAGGTTGTTTTATTAATCATGTGTTTTGTCCGTCACAGATCATTGAGAAGAGGAAGAAGGCTGAGGCAGATGGGTGAGTACATTTCCTTCAGTCTGTTTTCCTTCTGACATCCTACAGTTGGTGTACATGACTCAGAGCAGACAAGACAGTAAGATGGTGGTGGGAGAGGactgagagcagacagacagtaagatgGTGGTGGGAGAGGactgagagcagacagacagtaagatgGTGGTGGGAGAGGactgagagcagacagacagtaagatgGTGGTGGGAGAGGactgagagcagacagacagtaagatgGTGGTGGGAGAGGactgagagcagacagacagtaagatgGTGGTGGGAGAGGactgagagcagacagacagtaagatgTAAGATGGTGGGAGAGGactgagagcagacagacagtaagatgGTGGTGGGAGAGGACTGAGAGCAGACAGTAAGATGGTGGTGGGAGTGGACTGAGAGCAGACAGTAAGATGGTGGTGGGAGAGGGCTGAGAGCAGACAGTATATGATAGGAAGGTGGTGGTGGTATCTGAGAGACTTGTCAGAGCCGCTCACTGTGCTGTACAGTAGTGACCTGCATTTTGCTCACACTCCAAAAGGAGGAAAACGTCTCAAGTACAACTGCCTCATCTCTCCACTCCAGAAATACTGCATCATGCAAGATGCTGCCTAAAATATTCTCAAACATTAATGGTAGATTGTCAATTATGATGCTAAATGTTAAATTCCCACTGCTCTATATTCATTTTACTTTTTATTTCAGGGAGAAACCGAAGAGGCCAAAGTATTAATGTTCTCCCATCTTACATAATTTGGAACATGTTGAAAATCTTGCAATATATTGTATGCTAAAAATCCTGTTTGTATTTTGTGGAATACTAGATTGTGTATTATGATTACTTTATCTTTTGTCTTGGACATGTAACCATGGAAATGTAACCATGGAAATGTAACCATGAATGAGAATTGGAGCACAATGTAATGCAGCTTTTACAAACTGTCAATGTCTCTTAGGTAACATCCAATAAATAAGAATGAAAAAGTTCATTGCTTTGTCATACATTTTATTTCTAAGAAATGTCAAACGACAAacacttgacttttcccacattttgttagtgTAGATCTACACAGTGTAGATTTTTTTGGTTCACAAtcaacacaaaatactctgtcaaagtagaagaaaaattctaacatttgtaaaaaattaaacattttgattagataaatattcaaccacctgagtcaatacatgtcagaatcacctttggcagtgattacagctgtgagtctttctgggaagTTTctaaagagctttccacacctggattgtccaACATTTGACAATTTGTTTTATTCTTTAATAAGTGCTGTGTTAATTGGTGGatgatcattgttagacaacaattttcaggtctTCCCATAAACTtacaagcagatttaagtcaactaCTTCAGCCACCAGGGACATTcactgtcttggtaagcaactccagtgtagatttggctttgtgttttaggttattgtcctgctgaaaggtggacTGGAGAACTTATTTGTATTGCTTTTAATCTTTTTAAAGAATTTCttattaacactttgttctagctagctatttgtgtaggtagctatcaagtaaacccagtgtctggtggaaagcagactgaaccaagttttcctctaggattttgcttgtgcttatcTCCATTCTGTTTACTTTTTTGTATCttgaaactccccagtccttaactatTACAAGCGTACCCAtaaccatgatgcagccaccactatcctTGAAAATATGGCGTGAGATGCTCTGTAAGGTATTGGATTAGCCCCAAACACAATTTCACTTgttctttgccacatttattaCTTTATTGCCTTGTTGCAAAAAGGAGTATTctaattctgtacaggctttcatTTCACTCTGTCAGTTGGGTTTGTATTGTGGAGTAGCTACAACGCTGTTGCTCCATCCTCTGTTTCACAGCCATTAATCGCAAACCGTTTTAAAAAGTCACcatttggcctcatggtgaaatcactgagcggtttccttcatcTGAGTTATgaaggacgcctgtgtctttgtagtgacagtgtattgatacaccatccaaagtgtaattaacttcaccgtgctcaaaA from the Oncorhynchus tshawytscha isolate Ot180627B linkage group LG33, Otsh_v2.0, whole genome shotgun sequence genome contains:
- the ik gene encoding protein Red, with the protein product MPERERGERETESFSNPLAPDGHEVEDHRSALQSKLTNEDFRKLLMTPRATPSSAPPSSKSSRHHEMPRDYSEEDDPAARRRKKKSYYAKLRQQEVERERELAEKYRDRARERRDGVNKDYEETELISTTANYRAVGPTAEADNSAAEKRRQMIQESKFLGGDMEHTHLVKGLDFALLQKVRAEITSKEKEEEDMIEKVTKEVKKEIEPEEKIEFKTRLGRNIYRIMFKGRQFERNELFLPGRMAYVVDLEDEYADTDIPTTLIRSKADCPTMEAQTTLTTNDIVISKLTQILSYLRQGTRNKKMKKKEKGGVKIDEKKVPGPEADVSIFDDIGDYAPSTSKAIRDKEKERYREKERDRERDRERERERERERDKEEEKRRHSYFEKPRADDDETVETETGPGSVKDQIKLINEKFAATPQWPGETAGSRGRKEEKLGDFFGMSNSYAECYPATMDDLAVDSDEEVDYTKMDQGNKKGPLGRWDFDTQDEYSEYMNNKEALPKAAFQYGIKMSEGRKTRRFKETNEKAELDRQWKKISAIIEKRKKAEADGEKPKRPKY